A DNA window from Loxodonta africana isolate mLoxAfr1 chromosome 7, mLoxAfr1.hap2, whole genome shotgun sequence contains the following coding sequences:
- the LOC100663864 gene encoding olfactory receptor 226, protein MKWRNQSARVSEFVLVGFPAPMPLRALLFSLSLVAYILVLTENTLIIMAIRNHPTLHKPMYFFLANMSFLEIWYVTVTIPKMLAGFVGSEQYGGQLISFEGCMTQLYFFLGLGCTECALLAVMAYDRYVAICHPLHYPVIVSGLLCVQMASGSWAGGFGISMVKVFLISRLSYCGPNIINHFFCDASPLLNLSCTDMSAAELTDFVLAIFILLGPLSVIGASYMAIAGAVRRIPSATGRHKAFSTCASHLAVVIIFYAASIFIYARPKALSTFDTNKLVSALYAVIVPLLNPIIYSLRNQEVKRALRRTLPLYKGQDTNPRKASRDTSEGVAKP, encoded by the coding sequence ATGAAATGGAGGAACCAGAGTGCGAGGGTGAGTGAGTTTGTattggtgggcttcccagctccTATGCCACTGCGGGCActattgttttctctttctttagtGGCCTATATATTGGTGCTGACTGAAAACACACTGATCATTATGGCAATTAGAAACCACCCCACCCTCCACAaacccatgtatttcttcctggcTAATATGTCCTTCCTGGAGATCTGGTATGTCACCGTGACGATTCCAAAAATGCTTGCTGGATTTGTTGGGTCTGAACAGTATGGTGGACAGTTAATCTCCTTTGAGGGATGCATGACACAACTCTACTTTTTCCTGGGCCTGGGCTGCACCGAGTGTGCACTTCTTGCCGTtatggcctatgatcgctatgtggccatctgccatCCTCTCCACTACCCTGTCATTGTCAGTGGCCTGCTGTGTGTGCAGATGGCATCTGGCTCCTGGGCTGGAGGTTTTGGCATCTCTATGGTCAAAGTTTTTCTAATTTCTCGCCTCTCTTATTGTGGCCCCAACATCatcaaccactttttctgtgatgcCTCCCCATTGCTCAACCTTTCATGCACTGACATGTCTGCGGCTGAGCTTACAGACTTTGTCTTGGCCATTTTTATCTTGCTGGGGCCTCTCTCTGTTATTGGGGCCTCCTATATGGCTATTGCTGGTGCTGTGAGGCGCATCCCCTCAGCTACTGGACGCCACAAAGCCTTTTCTACCTGTGCCTCTCACCTCGCTGTTGTGATCATCTTCTATGCAGCAAGTATCTTCATTTATGCCCGACCGAAGGCACTCTCAACGTTTGACACTAACAAGCTGGTCTCTGCTCTCTATGCTGTCATTGTACCATTGCTGAACCCCATCATATACTCCTTGCGCAACCAAGAGGTCAAGCGAGCCCTACGCCGTACTCTGCCCCTATACAAGGGCCAGGATACTAACCCCAGGAAAGCTAGTAGAGATACATCAGAGGGAGTTGCTAAGCCTTAA